From Medicago truncatula cultivar Jemalong A17 chromosome 7, MtrunA17r5.0-ANR, whole genome shotgun sequence, a single genomic window includes:
- the LOC120577060 gene encoding T-complex protein 1 subunit beta yields MGTGKVKIYGARVRVDSMSKVAEIEEAEKEKMKEKINKIIAHEELFADVGILAIEQADLDVIERLALVPDGEIASSFDNPESVKLGLCGLIKEIIIGEDILIKFSGVAMGQACTIVLRGASHHILDEAERSLHDAVCVLSQTVNDSRLLLGGRWPEMEKVSCNGGGIFPTTITDNAGLDSAELISQLRDEHQNEDVLLELMSSLQSSVSDHCIHAG; encoded by the exons ATGGGCACAGGCAAGGTGAAGATATACGGAGCCCGTGTTCGTGTTGACTCCATGTCTAAAGTTGCTGAGATTGAAGAAGCTGAGaaggagaaaatgaaagaaaagataaaCAAGATTATCGCTCATG AGGAGCTCTTTGCTGATGTAGGAATATTGGCTATTGAGCAAGCTGATCTTGATGTTATTGAGCGTCTGGCTCTGGTACCTGATGGTGAAATTGCGTCATCCTTTGACAACCCGGAGTCTGTTAAGCTTGGGCTCTGTGGCCTTATTAAAGAGATTATTATTGGTGAGGATATATTGATTAAGTTTTCTGGTGTTGCAATGGGGCAGGCATGCACAATAGTTCTGAGAGGTGCTAG CCACCATATTCTTGATGAGGCGGAGAGGTCATTGCATGATGCCGTGTGTGTGCTATCTCAGACTGTCAATGACAGCAGGTTGTTGCTTGGAGGCCGGTGGCCTGAAATG GAAAAAGTCTCTTGCAATGGAGGAGGCATTTTCCCAACAACCATTACTGATAATGCTGGTTTGGACAGTGCTGAGTTGATTTCTCAGCTCCGTGATGAGCACCAGAACGAGGATGTACTGCTGGAATTGATGTCATCTCTG CAGAGTTCTGTTTCTGATCACTGCATCCATGCTGGTTAA
- the LOC11408637 gene encoding pentatricopeptide repeat-containing protein At4g28010, whose translation MILKRLFQFSHSISIPTTLRPFHSSSSSSSYSSLSPALSESLSHFHHTLQDYPNSIPSYSSCNTLIDNLRKAKHYDHVISVHSKMASVSVFPCFTSLSALIESFVNTQKPSFAFGVLGLIMKRGFHLNVYNFNLLLKGFCQSGDSHKAMDLFCMMKRNCLIPDCVSYNTVINGLCKGKRLVEAKELFKEMKGGECKPNSVTFSALIDGFCKNGDVEEGFGLLEEMEKMGLEGDVFVYSALISGFCSKGDIERGKELFNEMLRKNVTPNVVTYSCLMNALCKKQKWKEAAQMLDTMTGCKVRPDVVAYTVLADGLSKNGRASDAIKVLDLMVKRGEEPNNVTYNAIINGLCKEGRVDDALGILETMAKKGKKPDVVTYSTLVKGLCGVGKIDEAVDLLNLLMSKEFHIKPDVFAFNLVIQELCKQRRLRHAKRVYYTMVERGFPSNIVTYNILIDGYLSAGKLTKALELWKDAVDSGISPNAATYTVLINGLCKMQMLSIAKGLFNKKRASGTRPTVSEYNTLMASLCRESSVEQARNLFQEMRNANHDPDVVSFNIIIDGTLKAGDVESAKELLLEMLNMNLVPDNITFSILINRFLKLGQLDEAASLYERMVSCGHVPDAVLFDSLLKGYSLKGKTEKVVSMLQQMADKDVVLDSKLTSTILACLCNMSKDVDIEKILPKFSQHTSVGASIKCNELLMKLNKVHPELQLLVA comes from the coding sequence ATGATACTAAAACGCCTCTTTCAATTTTCTCATTCCATCTCCATTCCCACCACTCTTCGCCCCTTTCACTCTTCTTCATCGTCATCATCATATTCCTCACTTTCTCCTGCCCTTTCCGAATCCCTTTCTCACTTCCACCATACCCTCCAAGACTACCCCAATTCAATACCATCTTATTCATCCTGCAACACTCTCATAGATAACCTACGAAAAGCAAAACACTACGACCATGTAATCTCTGTTCATTCCAAAATGGCCAGTGTTTCTGTTTTCCCCTGTTTCACTTCTTTATCTGCTTTGATTGAAAGTTTTGTAAATACCCAGAAGCCAAGTTTTGCTTTTGGGGTCTTGGGGTTGATTATGAAGCGTGGTTTTCATTTAAATGTGTATAATTTCAACCTTTTGTTAAAGGGTTTTTGTCAAAGTGGTGATAGTCATAAGGCTATGGATTTGTTTTGTATGATGAAGAGGAATTGTTTGATTCCTGACTGTGTTAGTTATAATACGGTTATTAATGGACTTTGTAAAGGTAAGAGATTGGTTGAAGCTAAGGAATTGTTTAAGGAGATGAAGGGTGGAGAATGTAAGCCGAACTCTGTTACGTTTAGTGCTTTGATTGACGGGTTTTGTAAGAATGGGGATGTTGAGGAGGGTTTTGGATTATTGGAGGAGATGGAGAAGATGGGTTTGGAGGGTGATGTGTTTGTGTATAGTGCTTTGATTAGTGGATTTTGTAGCAAAGGTGATATTGAGAGGGGGAAGGAGCTTTTTAACGAGATGTTGAGAAAGAATGTCACTCCTAATGTTGTTACTTACAGTTGTTTGATGAATGCTCTTTGCAAGAAACAGAAGTGGAAAGAAGCAGCGCAAATGTTAGATACTATGACGGGTTGTAAGGTTCGTCCTGATGTTGTTGCGTATACGGTTTTAGCTGATGGACTAAGCAAAAATGGGAGGGCATCCGATGCAATTAAAGTGTTGGATTTGATGGTGAAAAGGGGGGAAGAGCCAAATAATGTAACATATAACGCCATCATAAATGGACTTTGTAAAGAAGGTCGGGTAGATGATGCACTCGGGATTCTGGAAACTATGGCAAAGAAGGGAAAGAAACCTGATGTGGTTACCTACAGTACGTTAGTGAAAGGACTATGTGGAGTTGGAAAAATTGACGAGGCTGTGGACCTTTTGAACCTGTTAATGAGCAAAGAGTTCCATATAAAGCCTGATGTCTTCGCATTTAATTTGGTAATTCAAGAACTTTGCAAACAACGGCGTCTTCGTCATGCCAAAAGGGTCTACTATACAATGGTTGAAAGGGGATTCCCAAGCAACATAGTAACTTACAATATTTTGATCGATGGTTATCTGAGCGCTGGAAAGCTTACCAAGGCATTGGAATTATGGAAGGATGCAGTTGACTCGGGAATTTCCCCCAACGCTGCGACCTATACTGTCTTGATTAATGGTCTTTGCAAAATGCAAATGCTAAGTATTGCAAAAGgacttttcaataaaaaaagagcTTCTGGAACTAGACCGACAGTGAGTGAATACAATACATTAATGGCATCCTTATGCAGAGAAAGTAGTGTGGAGCAAGCTAGGAACTTATTTCAAGAAATGAGAAATGCGAATCACGATCCTGATGTTGTCTCGTTTAATATAATAATCGATGGAACGCTGAAAGCAGGAGATGTTGAATCAGCCAAAGAATTGCTATTGGAGATGCTTAACATGAATTTGGTCCCTGACAATATTACATTTTCAATATTAATAAACAGGTTCTTAAAACTTGGGCAGTTAGATGAGGCCGCATCACTTTATGAGAGAATGGTTTCTTGTGGTCATGTACCAGATGCTGTGTTATTTGATTCTTTGCTAAAGGGGTATAGTTTAAAGGGAAAGACAGAAAAAGTTGTTTCCATGCTTCAACAAATGGCCGATAAGGATGTTGTTCTGGACTCGAAATTAACTTCGACCATCTTAGCTTGCCTATGTAACATGTCAAAAGATGTTGATATAGAGAAGATACTTCCAAAATTTTCACAACATACATCTGTAGGAGCAAGTATTAAATGTAATGAACTTTTGATGAAACTGAATAAGGTTCATCCAGAGCTTCAGTTATTAGTTGCTTGA
- the LOC11409936 gene encoding T-complex protein 1 subunit beta: MAIDRIFKDEASEEKGERARMSSFVGAMAIADLVKTTLGPKGMDKILQSTGRGREVTVTNDGATILKSLHIDNPAAKVLVDISKVQDDEVGDGTTSVVVLAGELLREAEKLVAAKIHPMTIIAGFRMAAECARNALVEKVVDNKEDAEKFRLDLMNIARTTLSSKILSQDKEHFAKLAVDAVMRLKGSTNLESVQIIKKPGGSLIDSFLDEGFILDKKIGIGQPKRIENAKILVANTAMDTDKVKIYGARVRVDSMTKVAEIEGAEKEKMKEKVNKIIGHGINCFVNRQLIYNFPEELFADAGILAIEHADFDGIERLALVTGGEIASTFDNPESVKLGQCELIEEIMIGEDKLIKFSGVAMGQACTIVLRGASHHVLDEAERSLHDALCVLSQTVNDSRVLLGGGWPEMVMAKEIDALARKTPGKKSLAMEAFSRALLAIPTTIADNAGLDSAELISQLRAEHQNEGCTAGIDVISGSVGDMFERGICEAFKVKQAVLLSATEAAEMILRVDEIITCAPRRREDRM, encoded by the exons ATGGCG ATTGATAGAATTTTTAAAGATGAAGCAAGTGAAGAGAAAGGAGAGCGGGCAAGAATG TCATCTTTTGTTGGGGCCATGGCTATCGCTGACTTGGTTAAGACTACCTTAGGGCCAAAGGGGATG GATAAAATTTTGCAGTCAACGGGTAGAGGGCGTGAAGTTACTGTTACTAATGACGGTGCTACAATCTTGAAGTCCCTTCACATTGATAACCCAGCTGCTAAAGTCCTTGTTGACATTTCTAAAGTTCAAGATGATGAAGTTGGCGATGGAACTACCTCTGTTGTTGTATTGGCTGGGGAGCTTTTAAGGGAGGCAGAAAAGTTGGTTGCAGCTAAAATTCATCCAATGACTATAATAGcag GTTTCCGAATGGCGGCTGAGTGTGCTCGTAATGCATTGGTTGAGAAGGTTGTGGACAACAAAGAAGATGCTG AGAAATTCAGGTTAGACTTGATGAACATTGCAAGGACTACTTTGAGCTCCAAAATTCTCTCACAAGATAAGGAGCATTTCGCAAAATTAGCTGTAGATGCTGTGATGAGACTAAAG GGAAGCACCAATTTAGAATCTGTCCAGATTATAAAGAAACCTGGAGGATCACTGATAGACTCGTTTTTAGATGAAGG atttaTTCTTGACAAGAAAATTGGTATTGGACAACCCAAACGCATAGAGAATGCAAAGATACTAGTTGCAAACACTGCAATGGACACAGACAAGGTGAAGATATACGGAGCTCGTGTTCGTGTCGACTCTATGACTAAAGTTGCTGAGATTGAAGGAGCCGAGaaggagaaaatgaaagaaaaggtGAACAAGATAATAGGTCATGGCATCAACTGTTTTGTTAACAGGCAGTTGATTTACAATTTCCCAGAGGAGCTCTTTGCTGATGCGGGAATATTGGCTATTGAGCATGCTGATTTTGATGGTATTGAGCGTCTGGCTCTGGTAACTGGTGGTGAAATTGCTTCAACCTTTGACAACCCTGAGTCTGTTAAGCTTGGGCAATGTGAACTTATTGAAGAGATTATGATTGGTGAGGATAAATTAATCAAGTTTTCTGGTGTTGCAATGGGGCAGGCATGCACAATAGTTCTGAGAGGTGCTAG CCACCATGTCCTTGATGAGGCTGAGAGATCATTGCATGATGCTTTGTGTGTGCTATCTCAGACTGTCAATGATAGTAGGGTGTTACTTGGAGGCGGTTGGCCTGAAATGGTAATGGCAAAGGAAATCGATGCATTGGCTAGAAAAACTCCAGGAAAAAAATCTCTTGCAATGGAGGCATTTTCCCGTGCACTCTTGGCTATCCCAACAACCATTGCTGACAATGCTGGTTTGGACAGTGCTGAGTTGATTTCTCAGCTCCGTGCTGAGCACCAGAATGAGGGATGTACTGCTGGAATTGATGTCATCTCTGGTTCT GTTGGAGACATGTTTGAACGGGGCATTTGTGAAGCATTCAAAGTCAAGCAGGCTGTATTGCTATCTGCAACAGAGGCAGCTGAGATGATCCTTAGAGTCGATGAAATCATAACTTGTGCTCCAAGGAGGAGAGAAGACAGAATGTAA